ATCATAGGATTAGATGCATCACCGAGGTGGGGCATCATCAGGGCTCGTCCGCGCTTTGTAATGCATGTAGCTTGCTTGAGATCCGAGCCTAAGGCTAAGACGCCATCGCAGTGTTCAAACCCGGCAGGTAGGTCTAACATTTGAGGGACATAACCACGAGCACGGCGCATGATACTGGCTTTGCCATCAATGACCTGTACGATACTGTCGTCGAGGCGACGTACAATGTCACGATTATGGGTTAAAAACAAATCACACAGTTGCCCAAGTTGTGCCAAGGCTTGCAGGTTATCGATTGGCATTGGAAAGCCACTTTTGTTAGCCGATGTCATAACCAGAGGCCTATCGCACAGTTCCAATAATAGGTGCTGTAGAGGATTGCTAGGCAGCATAATGCCGATATATGGCATGGCAAAACTCACGTTCTCTGCCACGAGAGAATTGGGTTTTGGTTTAAGCAATACAATTGGCGCGGCGGCGCTAAGCAATTGACGCTGCTCTTCTTGGTTAACGTAGGCGATAGCGCGGACAGCATCAATATCTTTAACCATCAACGCAAACGGCTTATGTGGACGGTGTTTTCTGTGGCGCAAGGTAGTGACTGCGCAAGCATTGGTTGCATCAACCGCTAGATGAAATCCACCTACACCTTTAATTGCAACTGTCTTACCGCAGAGTAGTTGCTTTGCACACCAATCGAGAGGCTGCCCGCCTGCCTGTGAGACCGGCTTACCTTGGTTATCTTGAACCGTGATACTTGGCCCACAGGTAGGGCAAGCGGTAGGTTGCGCATGGAAGCGTCGATCCCTTGGGTCTTGATATTCGAGTTGGCATGTATTGCACAATTCAAAGGAGGCCATAGAGGTGTTCGCTCTATCGTATGGTATGGCTTTTATGATGGAATAGCGTGGCCCACAATGGATGCAATTGGTAAATTCATAGCCATGGCGCGAATCCTTAGAATCATGGATTTCTTGTAAGCAGTGTTCACAGGTAGCAGCATCGGGTGCAATGCTGGTATCCATAATGCCGGCATTAGATTGAGATATAACAAAGTCGGTATAGGATTTAATCTCGATATTACTTTGGGTTATGGAATCTATGACAGAAAGTTTAGGAGCATATTGCGAAATCGCGTCGATAAACTGCTCAATCTTGCTGTCTGGTTTTAGCTTAATGCCGACCCCGTTTGCGTCATTGTATACCTCACCCAATAGTCGAAACTGATGTGCTAATTGCCAGACAAATGGCCGGAAACCGACCCCTTGTACTTGGCCTTTGATTCGAATAAGAACACCAGTTTCTGGCATGTTTAGATCTCTCCGCTCTGCATTTTGTCGAAGATAATCTGATAAAGCTCAAGGCTTTCTAATGCCGCGTCTTCTTGCATAGTTTGCACCGCTCGGCCTGATTGGATCAGTACAT
Above is a genomic segment from Vibrio gallicus containing:
- the hypF gene encoding carbamoyltransferase HypF, coding for MPETGVLIRIKGQVQGVGFRPFVWQLAHQFRLLGEVYNDANGVGIKLKPDSKIEQFIDAISQYAPKLSVIDSITQSNIEIKSYTDFVISQSNAGIMDTSIAPDAATCEHCLQEIHDSKDSRHGYEFTNCIHCGPRYSIIKAIPYDRANTSMASFELCNTCQLEYQDPRDRRFHAQPTACPTCGPSITVQDNQGKPVSQAGGQPLDWCAKQLLCGKTVAIKGVGGFHLAVDATNACAVTTLRHRKHRPHKPFALMVKDIDAVRAIAYVNQEEQRQLLSAAAPIVLLKPKPNSLVAENVSFAMPYIGIMLPSNPLQHLLLELCDRPLVMTSANKSGFPMPIDNLQALAQLGQLCDLFLTHNRDIVRRLDDSIVQVIDGKASIMRRARGYVPQMLDLPAGFEHCDGVLALGSDLKQATCITKRGRALMMPHLGDASNPMIVDEIKTTIQDTQSLFAHQTTLGAYDCHTGYITHQYANALFTHVAQASVNHHHAHIAACLADNQISRYHNPMLAVTLDGLGWNDDIHDNCSHNLFGGELFIANYATCQRITGLPAVPLIGGDKASIQPWRNLLAQLETHVPTWQTHHGTQVPNSALQQLSCKPLPLLRQAMKNNINSPIASSTGRLFDAVAALVSDVFEQQSFEGQAAMTLEGLAWQGFNMAHLELTDLQHSDPNPSIELMWQHLLLKYGQQSNAHIALFFHRYLAHIVLCWLHDAKPLASTNQVVLSGGVMQNSLLLMLLKHGLTKQNQIPLIHSTIPANDGGISVGQALIAWHRRQLPASGQLHTGATN